In Hoplias malabaricus isolate fHopMal1 chromosome 6, fHopMal1.hap1, whole genome shotgun sequence, a single window of DNA contains:
- the LOC136699965 gene encoding cystatin-A-like, with product MTSRFCLLLVVVLFVIAESAPTTPQLGGWSEWKNADNSVNEICRKLQPEVQKQLGEEFSRFEALTYQTQVAGGVNYRIKVDVGVNKLVIIEVHQDLNQVDTLTKVEVVSSKNSGVVPVNVLVVKKFNDKKVNVLVVKQ from the exons ATGACGTCTCGCTTCTGTCTCCTGCTCGTTGTTGTCTTGTTCGTGATCGCAGAGTCTGCTCCAACAACTCCACAACTTGGAGGATGGTCAGAGTGGAAGAACGCTGACAACAGCGTGAATGAGATCTGCAGGAAG ctaCAGCCTGAAGTCCAAAAGCAGCTTGGAGAGGAGTTTTCTCGTTTCGAGGCTCTGACGTACCAAACCCAAGTTGCTGGAGGAGTGAACTACAGAATCAAG gttgatGTAGGAGTGAATAAGCTTGTCATCATAGAGGTGCATCAAGATCTTAATCAGGTCGACACTCTGACGAAGGTTGAAGTGGTTTCCTCAAAGAATTCTGGAGTTGTTCCTGTGAATGTATTGGTGGTAAAAAAATTTAATGACAAAAAAGTGAATGTATTGGTGGTAAAACAgtaa